In Amycolatopsis sp. FBCC-B4732, the genomic stretch GCCAGATCGAGCCGCGGGTGCTGCTCACCGTGTCCGGCTACCGCTACGGCGCCAAGGACGTCGACCGCCGCGGCGAAGTCGCCGAAATCCGCGCCGGCCTGCCGACCGTGGAGCACGTCGTGCACGTCCCCTACGGCGAGCACGGCCTCCCCGGCACGACCGCCTGGAGCGAGCTGCTCGCCGAGCCCGAGCCCGGGTTCGAGCCCGTCGGGTTCGCGCACCCGCTGTGCGTGCTGTTCTCCTCCGGCACCACCGGGAAGCCGAAGGCGATCGTGCACGGCCACGGCGGGCTCCTGCTGGAGCACCTCAAGAACCACGGCCTCAGCTGGGACCTGCGCCCCGGCGACCGGATGCTGTGGTTCTCCACCACCGCGTGGATGATGTGGAACGCGCTCGTCTCCGGGCTGCTCACCGGCACGTCGATCGTGCTCGTCGACGGCAACCCGCTGCACCCGGACCTCGCGTGGCAGTGGCGGCTGGCCGCCGAAACCCGCGCGACGCTGATGGGCGCGAGCCCGGGTTTCCTGATGGCGTGCCGGAAAGCGGGCCTGAACCCGGCGACGGAGTACGACCTGTCGGCGTTGCGGCAGCTCGGCGCGGCGGGCAGTCCGTTGCCGGCCGAGGGCTACCACTGGGTGCGGGACGTCTTCGGGCCGGACGTGCTGCTCAACGTCGGCAGCGGCGGCACCGACGTCTGCAGCGGGATCGTCCAGGGTGGCCCGCTGCAGCCCGTCATCGCCGGCGAGATCTCCGGGCCCTGTCTCGGCGTCGACGCGAAGGCGTTCGACGAGCACGGGAAGCCGGTGGTCGGCGAGCTGGGCGAACTGGTCATCACCGCGCCGATGCCGTCCATGCCGGTCGGGTTCTGGGGCGACGACACCGGTGAGCGCTACCGCGAGACGTACTTCGGCACCTACCCCGGCGTCTGGCGCCACGGCGACTGGATCCGGTTCTCGCCCGGGGGCAGCTGCGTGATCGCCGGCCGCTCGGACGCCACCCTCAACCGCGGCGGCGTCCGGCTCGGCACAGCCGAGTTCTACGCCGTCGTCGAGGAACTGCCGGAGGTCGAGGACTCGCTCGTCGTGCACCTCGAAGACCCCGCGGGCGGCAACGGCGACCTCCGGCTCTACGTCGTCCTCCGTGACGGCGTCCTGGACGCCCCGCTGCGCACGAAGATCGCGACGGCGTTGAAGAGCGCGCTGTCGCCGCGGCACGTGCCGGACGCGATCACCGCCGTGCCGGCGATCCCCCGCAACCGCACCGGGAAGAAACTGGAAGTGCCCGTGAAGAAGCTCCTGCTCGGCGCCCGCGCCGAAAACGTCGTCGGCCGGGACGTCCTGGCCGATCCCACCGCGCTGGACCATTTCGGAGCGCTCGCATGAGTACCGTCGCGGTCGTCGGCACCGGCGTGATCGGCGCGAGCTGGGCCGCCCTCTTCCTCGCCAACGGCCTCGACGTCGTCGCCACCGATCCGGCGCCCGGCGCCGAAGAGCGGTTGCGGAGCGCCCTCGAAGGCACGCCGACGGATCGGCTGCGGTTCGTCCCAGACGCCGGCGAAGCCGCGGCCGCCGCGGACTTCGTGCAGGAGAACGGCCCCGAGCGCGAAGACGTGAAGCACGCCCTGTTCGCCGTCCTCGACGAGGCCGCGCGCCCGGACGTGATCCTGGCCAGCAGCTCGTCCGGGCTGCTGCCGAGCGTCATCGCGCGCGGCTGCCCGCGGCACCCGGAGCGCGTCGTCGTCGGGCACCCGTTCAACCCGCCGCACCTGATCCCGCTGGTCGAGGTCGTGCCCGGGCAGGACACCGCGCCCGAGGTCGTCGACCGGGCCGTGGCGTTCTACGCCTCGGTCGGGAAGCGGCCGATCCGGCTGACGCGGGAAGTGCCCGGCCACCTCGCGAACCGGCTGCAGGCCGCGCTGTGGCAGGAGGCGTATTCGCTGGTGGAGCGCGGCATCGCGACCGTCGCCGACATCGACACCGCCATCGCGTACGGCCCCGGCCTGCGCTGGGCCGTGCTCGGGCCGTTCCTCAACCAGCACCTCTCCGGCGGCGCGGGCGGCCTGGCCCACATCCTCGAACACCTCGGCCCGCCCACCGAGCAGTGGTGGCGCGACCTCGGCCGCGTCCACCTCACACCCGAGCTCGC encodes the following:
- a CDS encoding 3-hydroxyacyl-CoA dehydrogenase NAD-binding domain-containing protein, coding for MSTVAVVGTGVIGASWAALFLANGLDVVATDPAPGAEERLRSALEGTPTDRLRFVPDAGEAAAAADFVQENGPEREDVKHALFAVLDEAARPDVILASSSSGLLPSVIARGCPRHPERVVVGHPFNPPHLIPLVEVVPGQDTAPEVVDRAVAFYASVGKRPIRLTREVPGHLANRLQAALWQEAYSLVERGIATVADIDTAIAYGPGLRWAVLGPFLNQHLSGGAGGLAHILEHLGPPTEQWWRDLGRVHLTPELAETLVAGVDAELAGTDRQSLVAARDAVLERLLAAKAAQPDLP
- a CDS encoding acetoacetate--CoA ligase produces the protein MTEIGRYLEWLADRGHAFDGYAALHRWSVTDLDGFWSSIKDFFGVRFHSPETAVLPDRRMPGATWFPGATLNYAEHALGGPADEIAVIAYSQTRERAELTWDELRDQVARARAGLRRLGVRSGDRVVAYLPNTPETVVAYLAVASLGAIWASCAPEFGARSVVDRFGQIEPRVLLTVSGYRYGAKDVDRRGEVAEIRAGLPTVEHVVHVPYGEHGLPGTTAWSELLAEPEPGFEPVGFAHPLCVLFSSGTTGKPKAIVHGHGGLLLEHLKNHGLSWDLRPGDRMLWFSTTAWMMWNALVSGLLTGTSIVLVDGNPLHPDLAWQWRLAAETRATLMGASPGFLMACRKAGLNPATEYDLSALRQLGAAGSPLPAEGYHWVRDVFGPDVLLNVGSGGTDVCSGIVQGGPLQPVIAGEISGPCLGVDAKAFDEHGKPVVGELGELVITAPMPSMPVGFWGDDTGERYRETYFGTYPGVWRHGDWIRFSPGGSCVIAGRSDATLNRGGVRLGTAEFYAVVEELPEVEDSLVVHLEDPAGGNGDLRLYVVLRDGVLDAPLRTKIATALKSALSPRHVPDAITAVPAIPRNRTGKKLEVPVKKLLLGARAENVVGRDVLADPTALDHFGALA